Part of the bacterium genome, AGTTGCCGGCGGCGCCACCGGCCGCGTTGATCGACCGCGGCATGGTCCTGGACAACTTCTACGTTTCGAGTCGCTATCCCAATGGGCACCCGGAAGGCGCTCCCTTCGAGCACTACGGCAAGCTCCAGAGCCGCGAGGCCATCGCCCATGCCGGTGAGATCATTGCATTCGTCCGTGCTCAGATGGCCGGATCGTAGCGCGGTCGACGCCGCGCTGCGCGTCTGGGCTGCCGAGCAAGCCGCCGCGCGGCCCGAATTGCGCCGGCTTGGCTACTTCGGCAGCTATGCCACCGGCAACTGGGGAGTCGGCAGCGACCTCGATCTCGTTGCAGTCGTGGAGGTCGCCTCGCGGCCTTTCAGTGAGCGCGCGCTGGACTGGGACCTCACCGCCCTGCCGGTGCCAGCGGAGATCCTCGTCTACACGGTCAACGAGTGGGCGAGCGTCCTCGCCCGCGGCGATCGCTTCGCTCGCGTCATGGCGACTGAAGTTGTCTGGGTGATGGGACGCGACTGAGCTCCCCTGTGCCCGCGGGCAACTGCGGAGCCCATTGGTCACCGGCCGGCCTCAGAAAGGCGCGCTCTCACGAACAGAGGGCAGCACGGTCTAGCGCCTTGGGGGATCGAGTGCCCTGCGCATCGAATGAACTGCGAGCAGCTGTTCTGCCAGGGCGGACTCCCAGGCGCGGCTGGAGTCCAGGAGGCGATGGAGCGGTTCCAGGGGTGGGTCCGTCATGACGAGCCCGGTACTGAGATCCAAGGCGCGCAACCCAGAGAGAAGGAAGTAGACGAGCCCAACGTCGGCGGCGATCAGCAGGTCCTCGAGGTAGTCCATCGCCTCCTGCTCGAAGTTGCCCAGCAGCTCCCCGCCGGCGGACAACACGTGGATGGAGTTGCGGTAGCGCTCGATGCCGCCCTGACTCGCTTCCTGATGGATCCCCTGCCGTCCGTAGGTGACGATGAGGCTGCCGTCCGTGGAAAAGAGCAAGCGATCGTCTATCGCCCCACTGAGATCGAATTCCCAGAGCAGACGGCCTGTGCT contains:
- a CDS encoding HEPN domain-containing protein, translating into MPIRTRDRFTRAQEDLEFAGLAQANGKHDWACFAAQQAAEKAVKALHLHHGQEAWGHVVARLLRELPAAPPAALIDRGMVLDNFYVSSRYPNGHPEGAPFEHYGKLQSREAIAHAGEIIAFVRAQMAGS
- a CDS encoding nucleotidyltransferase domain-containing protein; translated protein: MPVRSLHSSVLRWPDRSAVDAALRVWAAEQAAARPELRRLGYFGSYATGNWGVGSDLDLVAVVEVASRPFSERALDWDLTALPVPAEILVYTVNEWASVLARGDRFARVMATEVVWVMGRD